One genomic window of Streptococcus mitis includes the following:
- the mfd gene encoding transcription-repair coupling factor: MVTLLDLFSENDQIKKWRQNLTDKKRQLMLGLSTSTKALAIASSLRQEDKIVLLTSTYGEAEGLVSDLLSILGEELVYPFLVDDSPMVEFLMSSQEKIISRVEALRFLTDSSKKGILVCNIAASRLILPSPNIFKDSIVKITVGEEYDQHSLIHQLKEIGYRKVTQVQTQGEFSIRGDILDIFEISQLEPCRIEFFGDEIDGIRLFEVETQLSKENQTELTIFPASDMLLREKDYQRGQSALEKQISKTLSPILKSYLEEILSSFHQKQIHSDSRKFLSLCYEKTWTVFDYIEKDTPVFFDDYQKLMNQYEVFERELAQYFTEELQNSKAFSEMQYFADTEQIYKKQSPVTFFSNLQKGLGNLKFDQIYQFNQYPMQEFFNQFSFLKEEIERYKKMDYTIILQSSNSMGSKTLEDVLEEYQIKLDSRDKSSVCKESVNLIEGNLRHGFHFVDEKVLLITEHEIFQKKLKRRFRRQHVSNAERLKDYNELEKGDYVVHHIHGIGQYLGIETIEIKGIHRDYVSVQYQNGDQISIPVEQIHLLSKYVSSDGKAPKLNKLNDGHFKKAKQKVKNQVEDIADDLIKLYSERSQLKGFAFSADDEDQHAFDDAFPYVETDDQLRSVEEIKRDMQASQPMDRLLVGDVGFGKTEVAMRAAFKAVNDHKQVVVLVPTTVLAQQHYTNFKERFQNFAVNIDVLSRFRSKKEQTETLEKLKKGQVDILIGTHRVLSKDVVFADLGLMIIDEEQRFGVKHKETLKELKKQVDVLTLTATPIPRTLHMSMLGIRDLSVIETPPTNRYPVQTYVLEKNDSVIRDAVLREMDRGGQVYYLYNKVDTIDQKVSELQELIPEASIGYVHGQMSEIQLENTLLDFIEGQYDILVTTTIIETGVDIPNANTLFIENADHMGLSTLYQLRGRVGRSNRIAYAYLMYRPEKSISEVSEKRLEAIKGFTELGSGFKIAMRDLSIRGAGNLLGKSQSGFIDSVGFELYSQLLEEAIAKRHGNGNTRTKGNAELILQIDAYLPDTYISDQRHKIEIYKKIRQIDNRANYEELQEELMDRFGEYPDVVAYLLEIGLVKSYLDKVFVQRVERKDNKITVQFEKVTQRLFLAQDYFKSLSATNLKAAITENKGLMEVVFDIRNKKDYEILEGLLIFGESLLEIKESKEAISL, translated from the coding sequence ATGGTGACCTTATTAGATTTATTCTCAGAAAATGATCAAATAAAAAAATGGCGTCAAAATCTGACAGATAAGAAAAGACAATTAATGTTAGGCTTGTCAACTTCTACAAAAGCTTTAGCAATTGCTAGTAGTTTGAGACAGGAAGATAAGATTGTGTTATTGACGTCAACTTATGGAGAAGCAGAAGGACTTGTTAGTGATCTTCTATCTATCTTGGGTGAGGAACTTGTCTATCCATTTTTGGTAGATGACTCCCCTATGGTCGAGTTTTTGATGTCTTCACAAGAAAAAATCATTTCACGGGTTGAAGCCTTGCGTTTTTTGACTGATTCATCTAAGAAAGGGATTTTAGTTTGTAATATCGCAGCAAGTCGATTGATTTTACCGTCTCCTAATATATTCAAAGATAGTATTGTAAAAATAACAGTTGGTGAAGAATATGACCAACACTCACTTATCCATCAGTTAAAAGAGATAGGCTATCGAAAAGTTACACAAGTACAAACTCAGGGAGAGTTTAGTATACGAGGAGATATTTTAGATATTTTTGAAATATCCCAGTTAGAACCTTGCCGAATTGAGTTTTTTGGTGATGAAATTGATGGTATTAGGTTATTTGAAGTCGAAACACAATTATCGAAAGAAAATCAGACAGAACTCACTATCTTTCCAGCTAGTGATATGCTTTTGAGAGAAAAGGATTATCAACGAGGACAGTCAGCTTTAGAAAAACAAATTTCAAAAACGTTATCACCGATTTTGAAATCCTATCTAGAAGAAATTCTTTCAAGTTTTCACCAAAAACAAATACATTCAGATTCACGGAAGTTTTTATCTTTGTGCTATGAAAAGACATGGACTGTCTTTGACTATATTGAAAAAGATACCCCAGTATTCTTTGATGATTATCAGAAATTGATGAATCAGTATGAAGTCTTTGAAAGGGAGTTAGCACAATACTTTACAGAAGAATTACAGAACAGTAAAGCATTTTCTGAGATGCAGTATTTTGCAGATACAGAGCAAATCTATAAAAAGCAGAGTCCGGTTACCTTTTTCTCTAATCTGCAAAAGGGGTTAGGCAATCTCAAGTTTGACCAAATTTATCAATTTAATCAATATCCTATGCAGGAGTTTTTCAATCAATTTTCTTTTCTAAAAGAAGAAATTGAGCGATACAAAAAAATGGATTATACTATTATCCTGCAGTCTAGCAATTCAATGGGAAGTAAAACATTGGAGGATGTTTTAGAGGAATACCAGATTAAATTGGATTCTAGAGATAAGTCAAGTGTTTGTAAAGAATCTGTAAACTTAATTGAGGGTAATCTCAGACATGGTTTTCATTTTGTAGATGAAAAGGTTTTATTGATAACTGAACATGAGATTTTTCAAAAGAAATTGAAACGTCGTTTTCGAAGACAACATGTTTCAAACGCAGAGAGATTAAAAGATTACAATGAACTTGAAAAAGGAGATTACGTTGTTCACCATATCCATGGAATTGGTCAATATCTAGGGATTGAAACAATTGAAATCAAAGGGATTCACCGTGATTATGTCAGTGTTCAATACCAAAACGGGGATCAAATCTCTATCCCAGTGGAACAGATTCATCTACTTTCCAAATACGTTTCAAGTGACGGTAAAGCTCCTAAACTCAATAAATTAAATGACGGTCATTTCAAAAAAGCCAAGCAAAAAGTTAAGAACCAGGTAGAGGATATAGCTGACGATTTAATCAAACTTTATTCTGAGCGCAGCCAGTTGAAGGGTTTTGCTTTCTCAGCTGATGATGAGGATCAACATGCTTTTGATGATGCCTTCCCTTATGTTGAAACGGATGATCAACTTCGTAGTGTTGAGGAAATCAAGAGAGATATGCAGGCTTCTCAACCAATGGATCGACTTTTAGTTGGGGATGTTGGTTTTGGAAAGACTGAAGTTGCTATGCGTGCAGCCTTTAAGGCAGTCAATGATCACAAACAGGTTGTCGTTCTAGTTCCGACGACGGTTTTAGCGCAACAGCACTATACGAATTTTAAGGAACGATTCCAAAATTTTGCAGTTAATATTGATGTGTTGAGTCGCTTTAGAAGTAAAAAAGAGCAGACTGAAACACTTGAAAAATTGAAAAAGGGTCAAGTTGATATTCTGATTGGAACACATCGTGTTTTGTCAAAAGATGTTGTGTTTGCTGATTTGGGCTTAATGATTATTGATGAGGAGCAGCGATTTGGTGTCAAGCATAAGGAAACCTTGAAAGAACTGAAAAAACAAGTAGATGTTCTGACCTTGACAGCAACGCCAATTCCTCGTACCCTTCACATGTCTATGCTGGGAATCAGAGATTTGTCTGTTATTGAAACTCCGCCGACTAATCGTTATCCTGTTCAGACCTATGTTTTGGAAAAGAATGATAGTGTGATTCGTGATGCTGTCTTACGTGAAATGGACCGTGGAGGTCAAGTTTACTATCTTTACAATAAAGTTGACACAATTGATCAGAAGGTTTCAGAATTACAGGAGTTGATTCCAGAGGCTTCAATTGGGTATGTTCATGGGCAAATGAGTGAGATTCAGTTAGAAAATACTCTACTAGATTTCATTGAAGGTCAGTATGATATCTTGGTGACAACTACCATTATTGAGACAGGGGTGGACATTCCAAATGCCAATACTTTATTTATTGAAAATGCGGACCATATGGGCTTGTCAACCTTGTATCAGTTAAGAGGAAGAGTTGGTCGTAGTAATCGTATTGCTTATGCTTATCTCATGTATCGTCCGGAAAAATCAATCAGTGAAGTATCTGAAAAGAGATTAGAAGCAATCAAAGGATTTACAGAATTGGGCTCCGGATTTAAGATTGCAATGCGAGATCTTTCGATTCGCGGAGCAGGAAATCTTTTAGGGAAATCCCAGTCTGGTTTCATTGATTCTGTTGGTTTTGAATTGTATTCGCAATTATTGGAGGAAGCTATTGCTAAACGACATGGTAATGGGAACACAAGAACCAAAGGGAATGCTGAGTTGATTTTACAAATTGATGCCTATCTTCCTGATACCTATATTTCTGATCAACGACATAAGATTGAAATTTACAAGAAAATTCGTCAAATTGACAACCGTGCCAACTATGAAGAGTTACAAGAAGAGTTGATGGACCGCTTTGGAGAGTACCCAGACGTGGTAGCCTATCTTTTAGAGATTGGTTTGGTTAAGTCTTATCTTGACAAGGTCTTTGTTCAACGTGTGGAAAGAAAAGATAATAAGATTACAGTACAATTTGAAAAAGTCACTCAGCGATTGTTTTTGGCTCAAGATTATTTTAAATCTTTATCTGCAACGAATTTAAAAGCAGCCATAACTGAGAATAAGGGATTAATGGAAGTTGTATTTGACATCCGAAACAAGAAGGACTATGAAATTTTAGAAGGTCTGCTCATTTTTGGAGAAAGTTTATTAGAGATAAAAGAATCAAAGGAAGCAATTTCCCTTTAA
- the dnaA gene encoding chromosomal replication initiator protein DnaA — protein sequence MKEKQFWNRILEFAQERLTRSMYDFYAIQAELIKVEENVATIFLPRSEMEMVWEKQLKDIIVVAGFEIYDAEITPHYIFTKPQDTAVSQVEEAPNSTLYDYSPKLTSIPYSDTGLKEKYTFDNFIQGDGNVWAVSAALAVSEDLALTYNPLFIYGGPGLGKTHLLNAIGNEILKNIPDARVKYIPAESFINDFLEHLRLGEMEKFKKTYRSLDLLLIDDIQSLSGKKVATQEEFFNTFNVLHSNQKQIVLTSDRSPKHLEGLEERLVTRFSWGLTQNITPPDFETRIAILQSKTEHLDYHFQSDTLEYLAGQFDSNVRELEGAINDITLIARVKKIKDITIDIAAEAIRARKQDVNQMLVIPIDKIQNEVGNFYGVSVKEMKGSRRLQNIVLARQVAMYLSRELTDNSLPKIGKEFGGKDHTTVIHAHAKIKSLIDEDDNLRLEIESIKKKIK from the coding sequence TTGAAAGAAAAACAATTTTGGAATCGTATATTAGAATTTGCTCAAGAAAGACTGACTCGATCCATGTATGATTTCTATGCTATTCAAGCTGAACTCATCAAGGTAGAGGAAAATGTTGCCACTATATTTTTACCACGATCTGAAATGGAAATGGTTTGGGAAAAACAACTAAAAGATATTATTGTAGTTGCTGGATTTGAAATTTATGATGCTGAGATAACTCCCCACTATATTTTCACCAAACCTCAAGATACGGCTGTCTCACAAGTTGAAGAAGCTCCAAATTCAACTCTTTATGACTACAGTCCAAAGTTGACATCTATTCCTTATTCGGATACTGGATTAAAAGAAAAGTATACCTTTGATAATTTTATTCAAGGGGATGGAAATGTTTGGGCAGTATCAGCCGCTTTGGCTGTCTCTGAAGATTTGGCATTGACCTATAATCCTCTTTTTATCTATGGAGGACCTGGACTTGGGAAGACTCACTTACTCAATGCAATTGGGAATGAGATTTTGAAAAATATTCCTGATGCGCGTGTTAAGTACATTCCTGCTGAAAGCTTTATCAACGACTTTCTTGAACACCTGAGACTTGGTGAAATGGAAAAGTTCAAAAAAACTTACCGTAGCCTTGATCTCTTGTTAATTGATGATATCCAATCACTGAGTGGAAAAAAAGTTGCAACTCAGGAAGAATTTTTCAATACTTTCAATGTTCTCCATAGCAATCAAAAACAAATTGTTCTGACTAGTGATCGTAGTCCTAAACACCTAGAAGGCCTTGAAGAAAGGCTTGTCACGCGCTTTAGCTGGGGCTTGACGCAAAACATCACACCACCTGACTTTGAGACACGTATTGCTATTTTACAAAGCAAAACAGAGCATTTAGACTACCATTTCCAAAGTGATACCCTAGAATACCTAGCTGGTCAATTTGATTCAAACGTCCGAGAACTTGAAGGAGCCATCAACGACATCACTTTAATTGCCCGAGTAAAAAAGATTAAGGATATCACTATCGATATCGCTGCAGAGGCTATTAGGGCACGTAAACAAGATGTTAACCAAATGCTCGTCATCCCAATTGATAAAATCCAAAATGAAGTTGGTAACTTTTATGGTGTCAGTGTCAAAGAAATGAAGGGAAGTAGACGCCTTCAAAATATTGTATTAGCCCGTCAAGTAGCCATGTATTTATCTAGAGAACTAACAGATAATAGTCTTCCAAAAATTGGGAAGGAATTTGGTGGTAAAGATCACACAACAGTCATTCATGCCCATGCCAAAATTAAATCTTTGATTGATGAAGACGATAATTTACGTTTAGAAATTGAATCCATCAAAAAGAAAATCAAATAA
- the ychF gene encoding redox-regulated ATPase YchF: protein MALTAGIVGLPNVGKSTLFNAITKAGAEAANYPFATIDPNVGMVEVPDERLQKLTEMITPKKTVPTTFEFTDIAGIVKGASKGEGLGNKFLANIREVDAIVHVVRAFDDENVMREQGREDTFVDPLADIDTINLELILADLESVNKRYARVEKMARTQKDKESVEEFNVLQKIKPVLEDGKSARTIEFTDEEQKVVKGLFLLTTKPVLYVANVDEDVVSDPESIDYVKQIREFAATENAEVVVISARAEEEISELDEEDKQEFLEALGLTESGVDKLTRAAYHLLGLGTYFTAGEKEVRAWTFKRGMKAPQAAGIIHSDFEKGFIRAVTMSYEDLVKYGSEKAVKEAGRLREEGKEYIVQDGDIMEFRFNV, encoded by the coding sequence ATGGCTTTAACAGCAGGTATCGTTGGTTTGCCAAACGTTGGTAAATCAACACTATTTAATGCAATTACAAAAGCAGGAGCAGAGGCAGCAAACTACCCATTTGCGACGATTGATCCAAACGTTGGAATGGTAGAAGTTCCTGATGAACGCCTCCAAAAATTGACGGAAATGATTACTCCTAAAAAGACAGTTCCAACAACATTTGAATTTACAGATATCGCAGGAATTGTAAAAGGAGCTTCAAAAGGAGAAGGGCTAGGAAATAAATTTTTGGCCAATATCCGTGAAGTAGATGCGATTGTTCACGTAGTTCGTGCTTTTGATGATGAAAATGTCATGCGCGAGCAAGGACGTGAAGATACCTTTGTGGATCCACTTGCGGATATTGACACCATTAACCTAGAATTGATTCTTGCTGACTTAGAGTCAGTTAATAAGCGTTATGCGCGTGTAGAAAAGATGGCACGTACGCAAAAAGATAAAGAATCTGTAGAAGAATTCAATGTTCTTCAAAAGATTAAACCAGTCCTTGAAGATGGGAAATCAGCTCGTACAATCGAATTTACAGATGAAGAACAAAAGGTTGTCAAAGGTCTCTTCCTTTTGACGACTAAACCAGTGCTCTATGTTGCCAATGTGGACGAGGATGTTGTTTCAGATCCTGAATCTATCGACTATGTTAAACAAATTCGTGAATTTGCAGCGACAGAAAATGCTGAAGTAGTCGTTATTTCTGCGCGTGCTGAGGAAGAAATTTCTGAGTTAGACGAAGAGGACAAGCAAGAGTTTCTTGAAGCACTTGGGTTGACAGAATCAGGAGTTGACAAGTTGACTCGTGCAGCTTACCACTTGCTTGGACTGGGAACTTACTTCACAGCTGGTGAAAAAGAAGTTCGCGCTTGGACCTTCAAACGTGGTATGAAGGCTCCTCAAGCAGCTGGTATTATCCACTCAGACTTTGAAAAAGGATTTATTCGTGCAGTAACCATGTCATATGAGGATCTAGTGAAATACGGATCTGAAAAGGCCGTAAAAGAAGCTGGACGATTGCGTGAAGAAGGAAAAGAATATATCGTTCAAGATGGCGATATTATGGAATTCCGCTTTAATGTCTAA
- a CDS encoding septum formation initiator family protein, whose product MSKNIVQLNNSFIQNEHQRRRYLMKERQKCNRFMGWVLILMILLFILPTYNLAQSYHQLLQRRQQLSDLQTQYQTLSEEKEKETAFATKLKDEDYAAKYMRAKYYYSKNREAVYTIPDLLPR is encoded by the coding sequence ATGTCTAAAAATATCGTACAATTGAATAATTCTTTTATTCAAAATGAACACCAACGTCGTCGCTATCTGATGAAAGAACGACAAAAATGTAATCGTTTCATGGGTTGGGTTCTTATTTTGATGATTTTATTGTTCATTTTACCAACTTATAATCTTGCTCAAAGTTATCACCAATTACTCCAAAGACGTCAACAGTTATCAGACTTGCAAACTCAGTATCAAACCTTAAGTGAGGAAAAGGAGAAAGAGACAGCTTTTGCTACAAAGTTGAAAGATGAAGATTACGCTGCTAAATACATGCGTGCAAAATATTATTATTCTAAGAATCGGGAAGCTGTTTATACGATTCCTGACTTGCTCCCAAGGTGA
- a CDS encoding DUF951 domain-containing protein gives MYQVGNFVEMKKPHACTIKSTGKKANRWEITRVGADIKIKCSNCDHVVMMGRYDFDRKMNKIID, from the coding sequence ATGTATCAAGTTGGAAATTTTGTTGAGATGAAAAAACCACACGCTTGTACAATCAAGTCAACTGGTAAAAAAGCAAATCGTTGGGAAATTACACGTGTTGGGGCAGATATCAAAATTAAATGCAGTAATTGTGATCATGTTGTCATGATGGGACGCTATGATTTTGATCGAAAAATGAATAAAATTATTGACTGA
- a CDS encoding RNA-binding S4 domain-containing protein: MRLDKYLKVSRIIKRRTVAKEVADKGRIKVNGILAKSSTDLKVNDQVEIRFGNKLLLVKVLEMKDSTKKEDAAGMYEIISETRVEENV, translated from the coding sequence ATGAGATTAGACAAATATTTAAAAGTATCAAGAATTATCAAGCGTCGTACAGTCGCAAAAGAAGTAGCAGATAAAGGTAGAATCAAGGTAAATGGAATCTTGGCAAAAAGTTCAACGGATTTGAAAGTTAATGACCAAGTTGAAATTCGATTTGGAAATAAGTTGCTACTTGTAAAAGTACTGGAGATGAAAGATAGTACAAAAAAAGAAGATGCAGCAGGCATGTATGAAATTATCAGTGAAACACGGGTAGAAGAAAATGTCTAA
- a CDS encoding serine hydrolase — translation MRKFLIILLLPSFLTISKVVSTEKEVVYTSKEIYYLSQSDFGIYFREKLSSPMVYGEVPVYANEDLVVESGKLTPQTSFQITEWRLNKQGIPVFKLSNHQFIAADKRFLYDQSEVTPTIKKVWLESDFKLYNSPYDLKEVKSSLSAYSQVSIDKTMFVEGREFLHIDQAGWVAKESTSEEDNRMSKVQEMLSEKYQKDSFSIYVKQLTTGKEAGINQDEKMYAASVLKLPYLYYTQEKINEGLYQLDTTVKYVSAVNDFPGSYKPEGSGSLPKKEDNKEYSLKDLITKVSKESDNVAHNILGYYLSNQSDATFKSKMSAIMGDDWDTKEKLISAKMAGNVMEAIYNQNGFVLESLTKTDFDNQRIAKGVSVKVAHKIGDADEFEHDTGVVYADSPFVLSIFTKNSDYDTISQIAKDVYEVLK, via the coding sequence ATGCGTAAGTTCTTAATTATTTTGTTGCTACCGAGTTTTTTGACTATTTCAAAAGTCGTTAGCACAGAAAAAGAAGTCGTCTATACTTCGAAAGAAATTTATTACCTTTCACAATCTGACTTTGGTATTTATTTTAGAGAAAAATTAAGTTCTCCCATGGTTTATGGAGAGGTTCCTGTTTATGCGAATGAAGATTTAGTAGTGGAATCTGGAAAATTGACTCCCCAAACAAGTTTCCAAATAACCGAGTGGCGCTTAAATAAACAGGGAATTCCAGTATTTAAGTTATCCAACCATCAATTTATTGCTGCGGACAAACGATTTTTATACGATCAGTCAGAGGTAACTCCTACAATAAAAAAAGTATGGTTAGAATCTGATTTTAAACTGTATAATAGTCCTTATGATTTAAAAGAAGTGAAATCATCCTTATCAGCTTATTCTCAGGTGTCAATCGATAAGACCATGTTTGTAGAAGGAAGAGAATTTCTACATATTGATCAGGCTGGATGGGTAGCTAAAGAATCAACTTCTGAAGAAGATAATCGGATGAGTAAAGTCCAAGAAATGTTATCGGAAAAATATCAGAAAGATTCTTTCTCTATTTATGTTAAGCAACTGACTACTGGAAAAGAAGCTGGTATCAATCAAGATGAAAAGATGTATGCGGCCAGTGTTTTAAAACTCCCTTATCTTTATTATACGCAAGAAAAAATAAATGAGGGTCTTTATCAGTTAGATACGACTGTAAAATACGTATCAGCAGTTAATGATTTTCCGGGTTCTTATAAACCAGAGGGAAGTGGTAGCCTCCCTAAAAAAGAAGATAATAAAGAGTATTCTCTCAAGGACTTAATAACGAAAGTATCTAAGGAATCTGATAATGTAGCTCATAACATATTGGGATATTACCTTTCAAACCAATCTGATGCAACATTTAAATCCAAGATGTCTGCTATTATGGGAGATGATTGGGATACGAAAGAAAAATTAATTTCTGCTAAAATGGCTGGGAATGTTATGGAAGCTATTTATAATCAAAATGGATTTGTATTGGAGTCTTTGACTAAAACAGATTTTGATAATCAGCGAATTGCCAAAGGTGTTTCTGTGAAGGTAGCTCATAAAATTGGGGATGCGGACGAATTTGAGCATGATACGGGTGTTGTCTATGCAGATTCTCCATTTGTTCTTTCTATTTTCACTAAAAATTCTGATTATGATACGATTTCTCAGATAGCTAAAGATGTTTATGAGGTTCTAAAATGA
- the pth gene encoding aminoacyl-tRNA hydrolase gives MTKLLVGLGNPGDKYFETKHNVGFMLIDQLAKKQNVTFTHDKIFQADLASFFLNGEKIYLVKPTTFMNESGKAVHALLTYYGLDIEDLLIIYDDLDMEVGKIRLRAKGSAGGHNGIKSIIQHIGTQTFNRVKIGIGRPKNGMSVVNHVLSKFDKYDYIGILQSIDKVDDSVNYYLQEKNFEKTMQRYNG, from the coding sequence ATGACCAAATTACTTGTAGGCTTGGGCAATCCAGGGGATAAATATTTTGAAACAAAACACAATGTTGGTTTTATGTTGATTGACCAATTAGCTAAAAAACAAAATGTCACTTTTACACACGATAAGATATTTCAAGCTGACCTAGCATCTTTTTTTCTTAATGGCGAAAAAATTTATCTGGTCAAACCAACGACCTTTATGAATGAAAGTGGAAAAGCAGTTCATGCTTTATTGACTTACTATGGTTTGGATATTGAAGATTTACTCATCATTTACGATGATCTTGACATGGAAGTTGGAAAGATTCGTTTAAGAGCAAAGGGATCCGCAGGTGGTCATAATGGTATCAAGTCTATTATTCAACATATAGGGACTCAGACCTTTAATCGTGTTAAGATTGGAATCGGAAGACCTAAAAATGGAATGTCAGTTGTTAACCATGTTTTGAGTAAGTTTGACAAGTATGATTATATTGGTATTTTACAGTCTATTGACAAGGTTGACGATTCTGTAAACTACTATTTACAAGAGAAAAACTTTGAGAAAACAATGCAGAGGTATAACGGATAA
- the dnaN gene encoding DNA polymerase III subunit beta: MIHFSINKNLFLQALNTTKRAISSKNAIPILSTVKIDVTNEGVTLIGSNGQISIENFISQKNEDAGLLITSLGSILLEASFFINVVSSLPDVTLDFKEIEQNQIVLTSGKSEITLKGKDSEQYPRIQEISASTPLVLETKLLKKIINETAFAASTQESRPILTGVHFVLSQHKELKTVATDSHRLSQKKLTLEKNSDDFDVVIPSRSLREFSAVFTDDIETVEIFFANNQILFRSENISFYTRLLEGNYPDTDRLIPTDFNTTITFDVVNLRQSMERARLLSSATQNGTVKLEIKDGVVSSHVHSPEVGKVNEEIDTDQVTGEDLTISFNPTYLIDSLKALNSEKVTISFISAVRPFTLVPADTEEDFMQLITPVRTN, encoded by the coding sequence ATGATTCATTTTTCAATTAATAAAAATTTATTTCTACAAGCATTAAATACTACTAAGAGAGCTATAAGTTCTAAAAATGCCATTCCTATTTTATCAACTGTAAAAATCGACGTGACCAATGAAGGTGTTACTTTAATTGGTTCAAATGGTCAAATTTCAATTGAAAATTTTATTTCTCAAAAAAATGAAGATGCTGGTTTATTAATCACTTCTTTAGGTTCGATCCTTCTTGAAGCCTCTTTCTTTATCAATGTGGTATCTAGTCTACCTGATGTAACTCTTGATTTTAAAGAAATTGAACAAAATCAAATTGTTTTAACAAGTGGCAAATCAGAAATTACCCTAAAAGGAAAAGATAGCGAACAATATCCACGAATCCAAGAAATTTCAGCAAGTACTCCTTTGGTTCTTGAAACAAAATTACTCAAGAAAATTATCAATGAAACAGCATTTGCTGCAAGTACACAAGAGAGTCGTCCAATTTTGACAGGTGTTCATTTTGTATTGAGTCAACACAAGGAGCTAAAAACAGTTGCAACAGACTCTCATCGCCTAAGCCAGAAAAAATTAACGCTTGAGAAAAATAGTGATGACTTTGATGTTGTCATTCCTAGCCGTTCTCTACGCGAATTTTCAGCGGTATTTACAGATGATATCGAAACTGTAGAGATTTTCTTTGCCAATAATCAAATCCTCTTTAGAAGCGAAAATATTAGCTTCTACACTCGTCTTCTAGAAGGAAACTATCCTGATACAGATCGTTTGATTCCAACAGACTTTAACACTACTATTACTTTTGATGTGGTAAACTTACGCCAGTCAATGGAACGTGCTCGTCTTTTATCAAGTGCGACTCAAAATGGTACTGTGAAACTTGAAATTAAAGATGGGGTTGTTAGCTCCCATGTTCACTCTCCAGAAGTTGGTAAAGTAAACGAAGAAATCGATACTGATCAGGTTACTGGTGAAGATTTGACCATTAGTTTCAACCCAACTTACTTGATTGATTCCCTCAAGGCTTTAAATAGCGAAAAGGTGACCATTAGCTTTATCTCAGCTGTTCGTCCATTTACTCTTGTGCCAGCTGATACTGAAGAGGACTTCATGCAACTTATCACCCCAGTTCGTACAAATTAA
- a CDS encoding SP_0009 family protein: MENLLDVIEQFLSLSDEKLEELADKNQLLRLQEEKERKNA, from the coding sequence ATGGAAAATTTATTAGATGTAATAGAGCAATTTTTGAGTCTATCGGATGAAAAACTAGAAGAGTTGGCTGATAAAAATCAATTATTGCGTTTACAAGAAGAAAAGGAAAGGAAGAATGCGTAA
- a CDS encoding ParB/RepB/Spo0J family partition protein has product MEKFEMISITDIQKNPYQPRKEFDREKLDELAQSIKENGVIQPIIVRQSPVIGYEILAGERRYRASLLAGLRSIPAVVKQLSDQEMMVQSIIENLQRENLNPIEEARAYESLVEKGFTHAEIADKMGKSRPYISNSIRLLSLPEQILSKVENGKLSQAHARSLVGLNKEQQDYFFQRIIEEDISVRKLEALLTEKKQKKLQKTNHFIQNEEEQLKKLLGLDVEIKMSKKDSGKIIISFSNQEEYNRIINSLK; this is encoded by the coding sequence ATGGAAAAATTTGAAATGATTTCTATCACAGATATACAAAAAAATCCCTATCAACCTCGAAAAGAATTTGATAGAGAAAAACTAGATGAACTAGCTCAATCTATAAAAGAAAATGGAGTCATTCAACCGATTATTGTTCGTCAATCTCCTGTTATTGGTTATGAAATCCTTGCAGGAGAGAGACGCTATCGGGCTTCACTTTTAGCTGGTCTAAGGTCTATCCCAGCTGTTGTTAAACAGCTTTCAGATCAAGAGATGATGGTCCAGTCCATCATTGAAAATTTGCAAAGAGAAAATTTAAATCCAATAGAAGAAGCACGCGCCTATGAATCTCTTGTAGAGAAAGGATTTACCCATGCTGAAATTGCAGATAAAATGGGCAAGTCTCGTCCTTATATCAGCAACTCTATTCGCTTGCTGTCCTTGCCAGAACAGATCCTCTCAAAAGTAGAAAATGGCAAACTATCACAAGCCCACGCGCGTTCTCTAGTTGGGTTGAATAAGGAACAACAAGACTATTTCTTTCAACGAATCATCGAGGAAGACATTTCTGTAAGGAAGTTAGAAGCTCTTCTGACAGAGAAAAAACAAAAGAAACTTCAAAAAACGAATCATTTCATACAAAATGAAGAAGAACAGTTAAAAAAACTACTCGGATTAGATGTAGAAATCAAAATGTCTAAAAAAGATAGTGGAAAAATCATTATTTCTTTTTCAAATCAAGAAGAATACAATAGAATTATCAACAGCCTGAAATAA